The Halorientalis sp. IM1011 genome window below encodes:
- a CDS encoding NAD-dependent succinate-semialdehyde dehydrogenase has product MDVIDPSTGERIDTYEEDSEQDVEASLNRATEAFEAWRDRPIREREELLAAAGEVLRENEREYAETMTREMGKPIEQGVAEMEKCAWACDHYAEHADAYLAPEGHPSPAGASVETVYEPLGPVLAVMPWNFPFWQVFRFAAPYLTAGNVGLLKHASNVPGCARAIEEVFREAGYPEGVFQSLLVGSDAVEDVLTDDRVRAATLTGSGPAGRAVAATAGDQLKKTVLELGGSDPFVVLDDADLDAAAETGAWARNQNGGQSCIAAKRFVVHTDAYDDFLDRFVDEIESLTVGDPMAEGTDIGPQARQGLMEDLHEQVEDSVEAGATLVTGGEPLDREGAFYPPTVLTDVPEGCPADSEETFGPVAAVYEVDDEDEAIATANDTNFGLGASVWTEDRERGNALARRIDAGCVYVNQLVKSDPRVPFGGVGDSGYGRELSGPGIREFVNRKTVWVE; this is encoded by the coding sequence ATGGACGTAATCGACCCGTCGACCGGCGAACGGATCGACACGTACGAGGAAGACTCCGAGCAGGACGTGGAGGCGTCGCTGAACCGGGCGACCGAGGCGTTCGAGGCGTGGCGCGACCGGCCGATCCGGGAGCGCGAGGAGCTGCTCGCGGCCGCGGGCGAGGTCCTCCGGGAGAACGAGCGGGAGTACGCCGAGACGATGACCCGGGAGATGGGCAAGCCCATCGAACAGGGCGTCGCCGAGATGGAGAAGTGCGCGTGGGCCTGTGACCACTACGCCGAACACGCAGACGCCTACCTCGCGCCGGAGGGCCACCCGAGTCCGGCGGGGGCGTCCGTCGAGACGGTGTACGAACCGCTCGGGCCGGTACTGGCGGTCATGCCCTGGAACTTCCCGTTCTGGCAGGTGTTCCGGTTCGCCGCGCCCTACCTCACGGCCGGGAACGTCGGCCTGCTCAAACACGCCTCGAACGTGCCGGGGTGTGCACGCGCCATCGAGGAGGTGTTCCGCGAGGCCGGCTACCCGGAGGGCGTCTTCCAGTCGCTGCTCGTCGGGTCAGACGCCGTCGAGGACGTCCTGACCGACGACCGTGTCCGGGCGGCGACCCTGACCGGGAGCGGGCCGGCGGGGCGGGCGGTCGCCGCGACGGCCGGCGACCAGCTCAAGAAGACCGTGCTGGAACTGGGCGGCAGCGACCCGTTCGTCGTGCTGGACGACGCCGACCTCGACGCGGCCGCCGAGACCGGTGCGTGGGCGCGCAATCAGAACGGCGGCCAGTCCTGCATCGCGGCCAAGCGGTTCGTCGTCCACACCGACGCCTACGACGACTTCCTCGACCGGTTCGTCGACGAGATCGAGTCGCTCACCGTCGGCGATCCGATGGCCGAGGGTACCGATATCGGACCACAGGCTCGCCAGGGCCTCATGGAGGACCTCCACGAACAGGTCGAGGACAGCGTCGAGGCCGGCGCGACGCTCGTCACCGGTGGCGAGCCGCTGGACCGCGAGGGGGCCTTCTACCCGCCGACGGTCCTGACCGACGTGCCCGAGGGGTGTCCCGCCGACAGCGAGGAGACGTTCGGCCCAGTCGCCGCGGTCTACGAGGTCGACGACGAGGACGAGGCCATCGCGACGGCCAACGACACGAACTTCGGGCTGGGTGCGAGCGTCTGGACCGAGGACCGAGAGCGCGGCAATGCGCTCGCCCGCCGGATCGACGCCGGCTGCGTCTACGTGAACCAGCTGGTCAAATCGGACCCGCGAGTTCCCTTCGGCGGCGTCGGGGACTCGGGCTACGGCCGCGAACTCTCCGGGCCGGGGATCAGGGAGTTCGTCAACCGCAAGACGGTGTGGGTAGAGTGA
- a CDS encoding asparagine synthase C-terminal domain-containing protein translates to MDSADLATVREALDDGDPLPGTRGFAGELADSGERQLVRDVLGRRPCFTEADDPTRWSFDPTDLSDPDPVPAGHVRTAGGDEQVWTLPDPPASDDEDAAIRAVRNAVAASTEAVDTAGLAVAFSGGVDSAILAARLDAPLYVAGFQDSHDVEAARTAADALGRDLTVVELTHDDLERAVPDLARAIGRTNAMDVQIGLPLYLVADRVAADGYDRLAVGQGADELFGGYAKVAKAPEDPRVDAGTVRGARREVLTTLPEQLERDVLALRAAGVDPVAPLLDDRVVEAALPLPGHLLVADPGPDEDRGDAERKVALRRAAAEWLPAKIAERDKKAVQYGSLVARELDRLARQAGYKRRMDDHVTKYVRSLVD, encoded by the coding sequence GAACGGCAACTCGTCCGCGACGTGCTCGGTCGCCGCCCCTGTTTCACCGAGGCCGACGATCCGACCCGGTGGAGTTTCGACCCGACTGACCTGTCCGATCCCGATCCGGTGCCCGCGGGCCACGTTCGCACCGCCGGGGGCGACGAGCAAGTCTGGACGCTCCCGGACCCGCCTGCCAGTGACGACGAGGACGCAGCCATCAGGGCGGTCCGTAACGCCGTCGCAGCGAGTACCGAGGCGGTCGACACCGCTGGGCTGGCCGTCGCCTTCTCGGGCGGCGTCGACTCGGCCATCCTGGCAGCGCGGCTGGACGCACCGCTGTACGTCGCGGGCTTCCAGGACAGTCACGACGTCGAAGCCGCCCGCACGGCCGCCGACGCGCTCGGGCGGGACCTCACGGTGGTCGAACTCACCCACGACGATCTCGAACGTGCGGTGCCGGACCTCGCCCGCGCCATCGGCCGGACCAACGCGATGGACGTCCAGATCGGCCTCCCGCTCTATCTGGTGGCCGACCGCGTCGCCGCCGACGGCTACGACCGGCTCGCCGTCGGACAGGGAGCCGACGAACTGTTCGGCGGCTACGCCAAGGTCGCGAAAGCGCCGGAGGACCCCCGCGTCGACGCCGGAACGGTCCGGGGAGCGCGCCGCGAGGTCCTGACTACGCTCCCCGAGCAACTGGAGCGGGACGTGCTCGCTCTGCGGGCCGCGGGCGTCGACCCCGTCGCGCCGCTGCTCGACGACCGGGTGGTCGAGGCGGCGCTCCCGCTCCCCGGCCATCTACTCGTGGCCGACCCCGGCCCTGACGAGGACCGGGGCGACGCCGAGCGGAAGGTCGCGCTCCGCCGAGCGGCGGCGGAGTGGCTCCCCGCGAAGATCGCCGAGCGGGACAAGAAGGCCGTTCAGTACGGTAGTCTGGTCGCGCGGGAACTCGACCGGTTGGCCCGGCAAGCGGGGTACAAGCGTCGGATGGACGACCACGTCACGAAGTACGTCCGGTCGCTGGTCGACTAG
- a CDS encoding transcription initiation factor IIB family protein: MTDTTIREYTGERERTREDGDETEEREREEPVVCPECGGSLVTDSERGETVCEECGLVVSEDEVDPGPEWRAFDAKEKDEKSRVGAPTTNMMHDKGLSTNIGWQDKDAYGNSLSSRQREKMQRLRTWNERFRTRDSKERNLKQALGEIDRMASALGLPENVRETASVIYRRALDEDLLPGRSIEGVSTASLYAAARQAGTPRSLDEIESVSRVDKDEIARTYRYVVRELNLEIQPADPESYVPRFASDLDLSEEVERRARELLSSAKEQGVHSGKSPVGLAAAAVYAASLLANEKVTQSAVSEVASISEVTIRNRYHELLEAEDTVAQ; this comes from the coding sequence ATGACAGACACCACCATCAGAGAGTATACGGGCGAGCGCGAGCGCACGCGCGAAGACGGAGATGAGACGGAGGAGCGGGAGCGCGAAGAGCCGGTCGTCTGTCCGGAGTGTGGCGGTTCGCTCGTGACCGACTCGGAGCGTGGCGAGACGGTCTGTGAGGAGTGTGGACTGGTCGTCTCCGAGGACGAAGTCGATCCCGGACCGGAGTGGCGCGCCTTCGACGCCAAGGAGAAAGACGAGAAGAGCCGGGTCGGGGCCCCGACCACGAACATGATGCACGACAAGGGGCTCTCGACCAACATCGGCTGGCAGGACAAGGACGCCTACGGCAACTCCCTGTCCTCGCGCCAGCGCGAGAAGATGCAGCGGCTGCGCACCTGGAACGAGCGGTTCCGCACCCGCGACTCCAAGGAGCGCAACCTCAAGCAGGCACTCGGCGAGATCGACCGCATGGCTTCCGCACTGGGTCTCCCCGAGAACGTCCGCGAGACCGCCTCGGTCATCTACCGCCGGGCACTCGACGAGGACCTCCTCCCCGGTCGGTCCATCGAGGGCGTCTCGACGGCCTCGCTGTACGCCGCCGCCCGACAGGCCGGCACGCCCCGCAGTCTCGACGAGATCGAATCGGTCTCCCGGGTCGACAAGGACGAGATCGCACGCACCTACCGCTACGTCGTCCGGGAACTGAACCTGGAGATCCAGCCCGCAGATCCCGAGAGCTACGTCCCCCGCTTCGCCTCGGATCTCGACCTCTCCGAGGAGGTCGAGCGCCGGGCCCGGGAACTGCTGAGTTCGGCCAAAGAGCAGGGCGTCCACTCCGGGAAGTCCCCGGTCGGGCTGGCCGCGGCGGCCGTCTACGCCGCCTCGCTGCTGGCCAACGAGAAGGTGACCCAGTCGGCGGTCTCCGAGGTCGCCTCCATCTCCGAGGTCACCATCCGCAACCGCTACCACGAACTGCTGGAAGCCGAGGATACCGTCGCGCAGTAA
- a CDS encoding DUF2249 domain-containing protein, whose amino-acid sequence MTTEIDVRDWPESERRERLFDLLAGAEAGDEFEIVSDRDLDPQLVRYQIERDHALEWEHEDPDAEPRELRLTVGDALDGSLGSIDVRDLKPQRRHEALLGIFDELESAEGFVLVNDHDPKPLYHELRSMHGDVVDWAYASEGGGEWRVEIRKTGDTEATEKDVVTRYDVRDIPKQERHPTIHHRYGMIPQGGTMELIAPHEPKPLQREFHGRYGDAFDWNVVESEPGRCRVRITKQGDTGDESSSDGDPESSAGGDGLAVTEELDVRDLPPAQRHEKIFAAYDELTGGHGFVLVNDHDPKPLYHQFEAEAGPEFHWEYRAKDPGEFRVLIGKTETSTDGSTADSSAADTSTAGGTEPPF is encoded by the coding sequence ATGACGACCGAGATCGACGTCCGCGACTGGCCGGAGTCGGAGCGGCGCGAGCGACTGTTCGACCTGCTGGCGGGGGCCGAAGCCGGCGACGAGTTCGAAATCGTCTCGGACCGGGACCTCGACCCCCAGCTGGTTCGCTACCAGATCGAACGGGACCACGCGCTGGAGTGGGAGCACGAAGACCCCGACGCGGAACCGCGGGAACTCCGGCTGACCGTCGGAGACGCGCTGGACGGGTCGCTCGGCTCCATCGACGTACGTGACCTGAAACCGCAGCGGCGTCACGAGGCCCTGCTCGGAATCTTCGACGAACTGGAATCGGCGGAGGGGTTCGTACTGGTCAACGACCACGACCCCAAGCCGCTGTACCACGAACTCCGGTCGATGCACGGCGACGTGGTCGACTGGGCGTACGCGAGCGAGGGCGGCGGGGAGTGGCGCGTCGAGATCCGCAAGACCGGCGACACCGAGGCGACCGAGAAGGACGTCGTCACGCGATACGACGTGCGGGACATCCCGAAACAGGAGCGACACCCCACGATCCACCACCGGTACGGGATGATCCCCCAGGGTGGGACGATGGAACTGATCGCCCCGCACGAACCCAAGCCCCTCCAGCGCGAGTTCCACGGGCGCTACGGCGACGCGTTCGACTGGAACGTCGTCGAGTCCGAACCGGGCCGGTGTCGCGTCCGGATCACGAAACAGGGGGACACCGGCGACGAGTCGTCGAGCGACGGGGACCCGGAATCGTCGGCCGGCGGCGACGGGCTCGCGGTCACCGAGGAACTCGACGTGCGGGACCTCCCGCCGGCCCAGCGTCACGAGAAGATCTTCGCGGCCTACGACGAGTTGACCGGCGGGCACGGGTTCGTGCTGGTCAACGACCACGACCCCAAGCCGCTGTACCACCAGTTCGAGGCCGAGGCGGGGCCGGAGTTCCACTGGGAGTACCGGGCCAAAGACCCCGGCGAGTTCAGGGTGCTGATCGGCAAGACGGAGACGAGCACCGATGGCTCGACCGCGGATTCCTCGGCCGCGGACACCTCGACCGCCGGCGGGACGGAGCCCCCGTTCTGA
- the gatA gene encoding Asp-tRNA(Asn)/Glu-tRNA(Gln) amidotransferase subunit GatA: protein MSHNAYITDERIEGDADGPLADRTVAVKDNISTEGVRTTCGSAMLDDYVPPYDATVVERLKSAGATITGKTNMDEFGMGTTTETSAFGPTENPAAPGHVPGGSSGGSAAAVAAGEADLALGTDTGGSVRCPAAFCGVVGLKPTYGLVSRYGLIAYANSLEQIGPIAPTVEEAAELLEVIVGPDEHDATTREASEARSASDTRAGEAREREEGAPTDYAAAADGDVEGMEIGVPTELVEGADEEVVETFWDAIDDLEAQGASYHEVDLPSVEHAVEAYYVIAMSEASSNLARFDGVRYGPSPDYEGNWNEEFAKVREEGFGEEVKRRILLGTYALSAGYHDKYYKKAQDARAWVKQDFDEALAEADVLASPTMPVPPMEMGESLSDPLTMYLADANTTPVNLANLPAISVPAGETSEGLPVGLQFVGPAFGETEIIRAGSALT, encoded by the coding sequence ATGTCACACAACGCCTACATCACCGACGAGCGGATCGAGGGCGACGCCGACGGCCCGCTGGCCGACCGGACCGTCGCCGTCAAGGACAACATCTCGACCGAGGGCGTCCGGACGACCTGCGGGTCGGCGATGCTCGACGACTACGTCCCGCCGTACGACGCGACGGTCGTCGAGCGCCTCAAATCGGCCGGCGCGACCATCACCGGGAAGACCAACATGGACGAGTTCGGGATGGGGACGACGACCGAGACGTCCGCGTTCGGCCCGACCGAGAACCCCGCCGCGCCGGGCCACGTCCCCGGCGGCTCCTCGGGTGGCTCTGCGGCGGCCGTCGCGGCCGGCGAGGCCGACCTCGCGCTCGGAACGGACACCGGTGGCTCCGTGCGCTGTCCCGCCGCGTTCTGCGGCGTCGTCGGCCTCAAGCCCACCTACGGCCTCGTCTCGCGATACGGGCTGATCGCCTACGCCAACTCGCTGGAGCAGATCGGCCCCATCGCGCCGACGGTCGAGGAGGCTGCGGAGTTGCTGGAGGTCATCGTCGGCCCCGACGAGCACGACGCGACGACTCGGGAGGCAAGCGAGGCGCGAAGCGCCTCGGATACGCGAGCGGGCGAAGCCCGCGAGCGCGAGGAGGGCGCACCCACCGACTACGCCGCCGCCGCGGACGGTGACGTCGAGGGCATGGAGATCGGCGTTCCGACGGAACTGGTCGAAGGGGCCGACGAGGAAGTCGTCGAGACCTTCTGGGACGCCATCGACGACCTCGAAGCCCAGGGTGCAAGTTACCACGAGGTCGACCTGCCGTCGGTCGAACACGCCGTCGAGGCCTACTACGTCATCGCCATGTCCGAGGCCTCCTCGAACCTCGCGCGGTTCGACGGCGTCCGGTACGGTCCCAGCCCCGACTACGAGGGCAACTGGAACGAGGAGTTCGCGAAGGTGCGCGAGGAAGGCTTCGGCGAGGAGGTCAAGCGCCGCATCCTGCTCGGCACCTATGCTCTCTCTGCAGGCTACCACGACAAGTACTACAAGAAGGCCCAGGACGCACGTGCGTGGGTGAAGCAGGACTTCGACGAGGCGCTGGCCGAGGCGGACGTGCTGGCCTCGCCGACGATGCCCGTCCCGCCGATGGAGATGGGCGAGAGCCTGTCGGATCCGCTGACGATGTACCTGGCCGACGCCAACACGACGCCGGTCAATCTGGCGAACCTCCCTGCCATCTCCGTGCCCGCGGGCGAGACCAGTGAGGGTCTCCCCGTCGGACTGCAGTTCGTCGGGCCGGCGTTCGGGGAGACGGAGATTATCCGGGCTGGAAGCGCGCTGACGTAG
- the gatC gene encoding Asp-tRNA(Asn)/Glu-tRNA(Gln) amidotransferase subunit GatC, whose product MSDSAVEPEDVRHVASLARVDLDDEEVDRFVEQFADILDYFETLDEVPEVDEETDLANVMRADEVRDSLDQDEALANAPESEDGFFKGPKVS is encoded by the coding sequence ATGAGCGATTCGGCCGTCGAACCCGAGGACGTGCGCCACGTCGCCTCGCTGGCCCGCGTCGACCTCGACGACGAGGAGGTCGACCGGTTCGTCGAGCAGTTCGCGGACATCCTCGACTACTTCGAGACGCTGGACGAGGTCCCCGAGGTCGACGAGGAGACCGACCTCGCGAACGTGATGCGGGCGGACGAGGTGCGCGACTCCCTCGATCAGGACGAGGCACTGGCTAACGCCCCCGAGAGCGAGGACGGTTTCTTCAAGGGCCCGAAGGTCTCGTAA